The genomic stretch AATCCTGCCGAACACGAAACCCAACTGGCGGCCCTTCGCCATGTGGACGGCTTTCCCGTCCTCAGACTACTACGGCCCCTCCGCCCCCATCTCGCCACTTCAGACGCAGGTTGTCCCAGCCGCCCACGCGGCTGGCGCGATGGGTTCCCTGGTTCACTGCTGCCACGACAATGGATAAGGATGTCAACCTATCACCCTTCCGACCTCTTTGGCCGGCCGGCATAGAAGGGAGCAGTTGAATGGACGTACTCCCTTGGTATCGATTATTCATCAAGCGGTACCGGGAAGCCACACCATGAAGTATGTTTCTTACTATGCGAGACGCACCAGTACACCTGCGTCTCCGAAATGGTTATCGCTGGGTAGGTAATAGGAGGATGGGAATTGATATATAGAGGCCCGGTATGTGCCGGACCTCTTTTCATGTTTTGCTGTCATTTTGCTGTCAAACTGCGTTTTGTGATAGCCTCTTGAACCCTCAACCCCTTGAAAATACTTGGCTGGGGAGGAAGGATTCGAACCCTCGCACTCAGATCCAGAGTCTGATGTCCTACCACTAGACGACTCCCCAGCGTTGACTGACCAAGCAATATTTAATTTTATCATCTAATATGATACTTTGCGCACCTAGAAATGTCAATAGACATACCCAGAAAACTGACTGCCTTTATTTAACTGGTTAATCTATCCAAATTTCTTTCCAAAATCAGTAAACGTGCGGAATTTTTCCGCACGTGCCTTCCGCTATCTCTTTTGGCAATCAAATTCCGCATAAGACTGATTGTCAATAGGAAACCCCCATTACCTTTGCCTTTATTCTTCCGCAAGCTGTTTTCGATTGCTGGCCCTTCCCTAAGATTTAACATCTCTTCAAATGCATCTGCTGCTTCCCTGTTCATTTCAGTAAAAACATGGGAATAGACATCCCCGGTGACCATAATTGAAGAATGTCCCAATCTCGCGGAAACCGCCTTGATGGCGTAATCCGTATGGAGAAGCTTGAGGGTATCAGGAATAGACGCAAGAGAGACCGCAAGGACCGGGGGCGAAGTCTGCATTCTTGGAGCTTCCACAGGCTCCAGAAGTTCATAGCCTACAAGGCACAGCTGGCTGGGATAAAGGTAGAATGGGTTGTTCCCTCAAATACCAGCCGCACCTGTCCGGTCTGCGGTACTATTGACAAGGATTCCCGTAATGGCATCAGGTTTAAGTGTAAGTCCTGCGGTTATAAAGGCCATGCGGATGTCATTGGAGCGCTGAATATCAGCAGAGCAATTAGCGGTCTGGCCAGGGCGGCGTAAGCCGTCGTCCGAGGGCCGCCGCCCGGTGCAGCAACCGATAGGGAACGCAGCCGGGGTGGGCCACTGACTTGGCCCTTATGGTGCTGCGATGAGGCCGAAGCAGAAATGCATGGGGCTGAGTAAGCACTAACCAGCCTGAAGCTATACTTCAGGAATCCCCGGAATTTATTCCGGGGAGGATGTCAAGGAGAAGATCCAAAATCATTTCTAGAATGGCTTCCCGTTTCCCTTCTGCTTTGCCTTGCTGGATTCCCTTTTCTATGATCCTCTGATATCCAACTGATTTTGTGAGGTCAAGCATATTCTCTGCCTCCCCGATCTGCCAATATTTCGGCCTGGGGAAGCGCCCTCCTTTTGGGTATTCATGCCCGGGCCTCGTAGTGAAGAAATGGTAAGACCGGCACACTTATCTGCCTCACTGGCCTGATATTGGACTCCAGCAGGATGTCGATATCCTTAGAGGTCTCTGCAGAAATCAGTTCTTCCCCGCAATTCCTGCAGACTTGTGCAGGCACTCCTTCAATTACGACCAGGTGGCCTTTGTATCGGAAATCGAGCTGGATCGTTTTCTCTTCTAGGGTTCCTCCGCATACCGGACAGGTATTTGCATCATTCATCTTATTTTCCCCCTTCTTTTCTTCGCCTCGTGCGGTAGCTTATCCATCGCTTTTCATCAGGAAAGTAAAGGGTTATAATATGGCTTATCGGTGCCAGGCTGCAGACTATGTGAAGCGGCAGACCATCAGGTGTATGACCGAATATGAGACAGCTCGGGAAAGTCTTGTCGTCAGGATATTCCTCAATGATTTTGCCGTTAATAATGGCGGTTTCCATGTCTTTCGTGGTGATTCCTCGCTCCTTGCACCGGACTGTAGCGTGAGCGGTAAGGCGGTAACTGCCCCCTTTTATCCTTGCCCGGATTTCGTCAATGTCCAAGAGCCTCACTCCCTGATTTGATTTTACCCCATCTTCTAGATTCTTGCAACTTCCAGGCCGTTTGACTTAAATATCATTGATTGAGGCTTCAACGCCCTCTCCCTTCCTGAGCTTCCGATCAAGCTCCAGGCACATGGGCTCAAACACTGTGTAGAACATGCGCGGTTGAACTTCAGCATTGCTGAAGTGAGGCAGGTATAGTCCGTTCTGCCCCTCGAGCGGGAAACCAACGAGGGTGAACATGCCCTCCTCTACGTGCACCACCCGTCTTTCCGTTCTTTGTTACGTTAACCCTGAAGCTGGACATCTTGCGTTCCTCCTCCGCCCGGCCCGGCCTATAGCCCGGGACTTATGGGCAAATGAAATAGAGCCTTTTAACGTCGTGCTCAGGACGAGATACCACATCGTCAGCCACTTGGCAGGCTTACCGCCGTTACGGGTTATGTGGCCGGGCCTCCTATGCTGTCCTGGAAACGCGCCCTGCCATGAGCGCCATCCTGGCCTTCTCAAGCCGGCACTTCTGGCAGGAGCTTGCGCACAGCCCCTTAGCTGCGCGTCGCTCACATGCTTTAGCGATTTTGGCTGCTGCAGCGAGGGCTTGTCCCGCTTTTAAGTAACCTAATGCCTTGTCTACCCACATTGCCTCTTCCCTCCTTTCTACACATGTCGCAATGACGAAATGGCTGTCACCAGGCCCAGGAAAATCAAGAGCCCCGTCAGGTTCGACGGGGCTACATCGTTGATTGCCGAGATCTTGAGCGAGAATAGCGCTCCGATCCCGCATGTTAGACAGATTAAATTGTCAAGATATCGCATATCGAATCTCCTTCTCCTGTGCCTGCCAAATGGTCAGGGCTTATGAGGCGACCAACTTGTCCACACCCGGTGGGGGCATGGAACGAGATTGATCGGATCATTTAAGTTGGGATAGTCCCCTCGCAAAATCTCTCCTTTTCCTTTTTTACAACTTTCCATTATATCCCAAATTCTATTGATCTCCTACAGGAAACCGAGGGCGAAAGCCCCGGAATAAATTCCGGGGAGGATGTCAATAAAGTCAATTCTGCAAATATCAAGTCAGTAAAAAGGAGGAGGTTGGACGGAGTAGAATAATTAAAGATAGCTCCATTCGAAGGGAGGATGAAACGATTAAGTATGGAACCAAGAGAGTCCTTTCGGCGATCCATGGTAAGCGAGGTGCGTCTTGCGCGCATTTTGTTATGCATCGCCTTCACTCCTGCATATATAGTCCTGGCGCCTCCAATGCCTTATGCCCTTCTACCCCTGTTGTTTATTGCGGGGTTTATAGCTTCTCAATTTCTTGATCTGAAGCGCCTTTACCATCCATGGCTCAGCTATCTCTCACCGTTTTTCGGTTTCCTTCTGAATGCCTCCGTGATATTCACCACGGGATTTCAGAGGAGCCCCTTTCTTTTCTTCGTGCTGGTACCTATCGTAACGTATGGAATCGAGCGGCCCCCCGTTTGGGTCTTTCGCTCGGCAATGATGAACACATCAATCCTGGCATTTCTCAGCCTGCGCGCGCTGATTCAAACGGACTGGTTTGGTTTGGCCTATACGCTGGGAATAACGATGACAAGCCACACTGCGTGCCGTCTTATGAGAAGAACTCAAGGGTTATCGAGCTCCTATATTCTCACCATGGAAGATGCTGCCGGCAAGGATCCGCTTACTGGCCTTTACAACCGCAGGGCGTTTGCAGAATATGTTGCAGAGCTTTCATCCAGAGAAACCCCTTTTGCTCTCACGATGTGTGACCTTGATGGTTTTAAGCGTTACAATGATAGATTTGGCCACCCGGCAGGTGACGAGGTGCTGAAGAAGGTTGGGGCGCTTCTTAGTGAATCCCTAAGATCCACGGATGCCGTGTTCAGGTATGGAGGCGATGAATTCGTGATAATTATGCCAGACGTTAATGAATTCACTGTCAACGGTGTGTGTAATAGAATAAAGAAGCTGGTTTCGAAGGAGATAGGGGGAGTCGGGATATCATTCGGAAGCGCATTCTTCCCTGAGGATGGAGCCACCGTTCAAAAAGTGATAGAAATCGCCGATAAGAGATTGTATGAAGCAAAGCGAATGTCCCAGCCGGGACGTACTACATTTTAGGAGGAAGTTGAGTGCAAGAAAGAAAGTTAGATTGGTGGGAAAAGATTCCCGTAGGGATAATGCAGTTGGGGACAAATCTTAATATCGTATTGGTCAATGAGCAAGCAAGAAGGCTGTTATCGCTTTTTCAAGTTCCTCCGTTGGGGGAATCCCGGATGAACTCCATTCGCAATTGGAGATGGCCCTAAACGAAGGAGTAATCAGAGAAGGAAGTGTATACTCATTACGATGAATGGTATGTGCGTTTCCTTGTCCAAAAGCTGGAGGATGATGCCTTAATCTTAACCGCAGAAGATGTGACTTTGAATGGGCAAAATCCGAGGAACGTACTATGCGCGAGGAGATCGACAGGGCCTTTACCTTCTCCCTTTTAGAGCCCTCAGTTGCTAGGAAGCTATCCTGCACACCGGAATACCAGGATGAACCAGCAACCCCTGGGCTAATCAAGATAGTCGGCGGGGGCTTAGCAGGAAAACACGATAATATTTTCAAATTTGGTATACCCTAGAAGGAAGAATAGGGTTTACTATCGAATTACATTTTTTAGGTATAATGTGGGGAAGTTTACCCTCAGTAGTATAAGCCCGGGAACCTATGACCCTGCAATTCAGAAAAGCGGGTGGCCGTCTGTTAAAATTTATAC from Bacillota bacterium encodes the following:
- a CDS encoding DUF4258 domain-containing protein; its protein translation is MDIDEIRARIKGGSYRLTAHATVRCKERGITTKDMETAIINGKIIEEYPDDKTFPSCLIFGHTPDGLPLHIVCSLAPISHIITLYFPDEKRWISYRTRRRKEGGK
- the tnpB gene encoding IS200/IS605 family element transposase accessory protein TnpB → MEKLEGIRNRRKRDRKDRGRSLHSWSFHRLQKFIAYKAQLAGIKVEWVVPSNTSRTCPVCGTIDKDSRNGIRFKCKSCGYKGHADVIGALNISRAISGLARAA
- a CDS encoding GGDEF domain-containing protein; the protein is MEPRESFRRSMVSEVRLARILLCIAFTPAYIVLAPPMPYALLPLLFIAGFIASQFLDLKRLYHPWLSYLSPFFGFLLNASVIFTTGFQRSPFLFFVLVPIVTYGIERPPVWVFRSAMMNTSILAFLSLRALIQTDWFGLAYTLGITMTSHTACRLMRRTQGLSSSYILTMEDAAGKDPLTGLYNRRAFAEYVAELSSRETPFALTMCDLDGFKRYNDRFGHPAGDEVLKKVGALLSESLRSTDAVFRYGGDEFVIIMPDVNEFTVNGVCNRIKKLVSKEIGGVGISFGSAFFPEDGATVQKVIEIADKRLYEAKRMSQPGRTTF
- a CDS encoding type II toxin-antitoxin system MqsA family antitoxin, whose amino-acid sequence is MNDANTCPVCGGTLEEKTIQLDFRYKGHLVVIEGVPAQVCRNCGEELISAETSKDIDILLESNIRPVRQISVPVLPFLHYEARA